One segment of Pyricularia oryzae 70-15 chromosome 3, whole genome shotgun sequence DNA contains the following:
- a CDS encoding 3-dehydroshikimate dehydratase, with translation MPNRLAISTMSLGRCYAGHSIEHRLDLAQNYGYEGIEMFFEDLAHVADELRQQPNPASPSTPHTVESSQLAAATHIGELCRARNLAIISLQPFLNYDGLLDREQHARRIPELRHWISLAHALGTDLIQIPSSMLPASQTTTDMDAIVADLREAADLGLAASPPVRFAYESIAWSSTSDLWEQSWEAVRRADRPNLGVCLDTFHIAARLFADPTRADGTVPGCQAAFDASVARLAEAIRRDPQRVFWVQVADGERLSSPLLPGHEFYAEGQPPRMSWSRNCRLFYGEEARGAYLPVKPIAHAIFKAAGWEGWVSLELFHRRMADEGSDVAEELAARGAASWQKLVTDLQMSVERVPDRAATASL, from the coding sequence ATGCCCAACCGTCTCGCAATAAGCACAATGTCCCTCGGGCGGTGCTATGCCGGCCACTCCATAGAGCACCGGCTCGACCTGGCGCAAAATTACGGCTACGAGGGCATCGAGATGTTCTTTGAAGACCTCGCGCACGTGGCCGACGAGCTGCGCCAACAACCCAACCCAGCCTCCCCCTCCACGCCACACACGGTCGAGTCCAGccagctcgccgccgccacccacATCGGCGAGCTCTGCCGCGCCCGCAACCTCGCCATAATCTCCCTGCAGCCCTTTCTAAACTACGACGGCCTGCTCGACCGGGAACAGCACGCGCGCCGCATCCCCGAGCTGCGGCACTGGATCTCCCTCGCCCACGCCCTGGGCACCGACCTGATCCAGATCCCCTCCAGCATGCTCCCCGCGTCGCAGACCACCACCGACATGGACGCCATCGTCGCGGACCTGCGCGAGGCCGCGGACCTCGGCCTGGCCGCGTCGCCGCCCGTGCGCTTCGCCTACGAGAGCATCGCGTGGTCGTCGACCTCGGACCTGTGGGAGCAGTCGTGGGAGGCGGTGCGGCGCGCGGACCGGCCCAACCTGGGCGTGTGCCTCGACACCTTCCACATCGCCGCGCGGCTGTTTGCGGACCCCACGCGCGCCGACGGCACCGTGCCGGGCTGCCAGGCGGCGTTCGACGCGTCGGTGGCGCGCCTGGCCGAGGCCATCCGCCGCGACCCCCAGCGCGTCTTTTGGGTGCAGGTGGCCGACGGCGAGCGCCTGTCCAGCCCGCTCCTCCCGGGCCACGAGTTCTACGCCGAGGGCCAGCCCCCGCGCATGAGCTGGAGCCGCAACTGCAGGCTGTTCTACGGCGAGGAGGCCCGCGGCGCCTACCTGCCCGTCAAGCCCATCGCGCACGCCATCTtcaaggccgccggctgggaGGGCTGGGTCTCGCTGGAGCTGTTCCACAGGAGGATGGCCGACGAGGGGAGTGACGTGGCTGAGGAGCTGGCTGCGAGGGGCGCGGCTTCGTGGCAGAAGCTGGTGACCGATTTGCAGATGAGCGTCGAGAGGGTTCCGGACAGGGCGGCTACTGCGTCTTTGTAG
- a CDS encoding QA-X: MADTTLNDKELQEAYDFAVQLGKDAGAMLMDAARARFGTSAAQKSVEKESAVDIVTETDFKVEEFIRTTIAKKYPSHGFIGEETYSAGASRDYLVTSSPTWIVDPLDGTVNFTHLFPMFCVSIGLVVDHDPVVGVINAPFANQFFSACRGRGAWLNETVPLPLVRDSPLPPLAPKGCIFSCEWGKDRRDRPDGNLHRKVETFVNMATELGGRGGRGGMVHGIRSLGSATLDLAYTAMGSFDIWWEGGCWEWDVAAGIAILKEAGGLVTTATPPSDPETADIQDARLGSRLYLGIRPAGPSEGETARQAQERVVREVWKRVKGLDYSRPGA; this comes from the exons atggCGGATACTACCTTGAACGACAAGGAGCTCCAGGAGGCTTACGACTTTGCCGTGCAGCTCGGCAAGGATGCCGGGGCCATGCTGATGGACGCAGCGCGGGCCCGGTTTGGGACCAGTGCTGCGCAGAAGTCGGTCGAGAAGGAAAg TGCAGTGGATATCGTAACCGAAACGGACTTCAAGGTCGAGGAATTTATACGGACGACCATTGCCAAGAAATACCCTAGTCACGG CTTCATCGGCGAAGAGACATACTCGGCCGGCGCGTCACGGGACTACCTGGTAACGTCGTCGCCGACGTGGATCGTGGACCCGCTCGACGGGACCGTCAACTTCACGCACCTGTTCCCGATGTTTTGCGTGTCCATCGGCCTGGTGGTGGACCACGACCCCGTGGTGGGCGTCATCAACGCGCCGTTCGCCAACCAGTTCTTCTCGGCCTGCCGCGGGCGCGGCGCCTGGCTCAACGAGACCGTCCCCCTGCCGCTGGTCAGGGactcgccgctgccgccgctggcCCCCAAGGGCTGCATATTCTCGTGCGAGTGGGGCAAGGACAGGCGGGACCGGCCGGACGGGAACCTGCACAGAAAGGTGGAGACCTTTGTCAACATGGCCACCGAGCTCGGCGGTCGCGGCGGCAGGGGAGGCATGGTCCACGGCATAAGGAGCCTGGGCAGCGCCACGCTCGATCTGGCCTATACGGCCATGGGGTCGTTTGACATATGGTGGGAGGGTGGTTGTTGGGAGTG GGACGTCGCGGCAGGAATAGCAATCCTCAAAGAAGCAGGCGGGCTCGTGACGACGGCGACCCCTCCTTCGGATCCAGAAACGGCCGATATTCAGGACGCACGGCTCGGCAGCAGACTCTATTTGGGTATCCG ACCTGCAGGTCCTTCCGAGGGCGAGACGGCTAGACAGGCGCAGGAGAGGGTGGTTAGGGAGGTTTGGAAAAGGGTAAAAGGCTTGGACTACTCCCGACCTGGGGCTTGA
- a CDS encoding dehydroquinase class II, whose amino-acid sequence MPSQKPTILLLNGPNLNLLGTREPQIYGSTTLSDVQERCLALASSLDVELRHVQSNHEGALVDAIHALRRDLPLAGVVINPGAFTHTSVAIRDALLGVGAPFVELHVSNVHAREAFRHHSYLSDKAVAVICGMGVDGYAVAVEFMAKRLKAQAAAKL is encoded by the coding sequence ATGCCTTCCCAAAAACCAACaatcctcctcctcaacGGCCCAAACCTCAACCTGCTGGGCACGCGCGAGCCGCAAATCTACGGCTCGACGACGCTCTCCGACGTGCAAGAGCGCTGCCTCGCGCTGGCGTCGTCCCTCGACGTCGAGCTGCGCCACGTGCAGTCGAACCACGAGGGCGCGCTCGTCGACGCCATCCACGCGCTGCGGCGCGACCTGCCGCTGGCCGGCGTGGTCATCAACCCGGGCGCCTTTACGCACACCAGCGTCGCCATCCGCGACGCGCTGCTGGGCGTCGGCGCGCCGTTCGTCGAGCTGCACGTCTCCAACGTCCACGCCCGCGAGGCCTTTCGGCACCACAGCTACCTGAGCGACAAGGCCGTCGCGGTCATTTGCGGCATGGGCGTCGACGGGTACGCGGTCGCGGTCGAGTTTATGGCCAAGAGGTTGAAGGCGCAGGCTGCGGCCAAGTTGTGa
- a CDS encoding quinate dehydrogenase codes for MASATATTTEQPLLDADLAASVASVDRHGYLFGQKITHSLSPLFHSTIYQELGLRWEQFRLDSSDVSRFLQLMRDPRFYGASVTMPNKVAIMPHLDHLTDECRDVGACNTVFLRPDPSVPGGRIYCGANTDVIGVRESFLRNVADPDAVIRNRPALVLGGGGAARSAVYALRRWLGVRDIYMVNRDAREVADVVADCTARGYGQGLVHVASVEQAAALEAPGAMVLCVPDFAPKTAEEVVARDVMSVFFAKERKGAILEMCYNPTPYTQLWALAEGQGWQVILGTEALIYQGLEQDKYWTGKEVDDLPVQKVTEVIASKLGQKPKL; via the exons ATGGCATCCGCAACGGCAACAACCACAGAACAACCGCTCCTGGACGCCGACCTGGCAGCGTCCGTGGCCAGCGTCGACCGCCACGGCTACCTCTTTGGGCAAAAGATCACGCATTCCCTCTCGCCGCTGTTCCACTCCACAATCTAccaggagctcggcctgcgcTGGGAGCAGTTCCGGCTCGACTCGTCCGACGTCTCGCGCTTCCTGCAGCTGATGCGCGACCCGCGCTTCTACGGCGCGTCGGTCACCATGCCCAACAAGGTCGCCATCATGCCGCACCTCGACCACCTGACCGACGAGTGCCGCGACGTGGGCGCCTGCAACACCGTCTTTCTCCGCCCGGACCCCTCCGTCCCGGGCGGGCGCATCTACTGCGGCGCCAACACCGACGTCATCGGCGTGCGCGAGAGCTTCCTCCGCAACGTCGCCGACCCGGACGCCGTGATCCGCAACCGGCCCGCGCTGGTgctgggcggaggcggcgccGCCCGCAGCGCCGTCTATGCGCTGCGCCGCTGGCTGGGCGTGCGCGACATCTACATGGTCAACCGCGACGCGCGCGAGGTCGCGGACGTCGTGGCCGACTGCACGGCGCGCGGCTACGGACAGGGGCTGGTGCACGTGGCGTCGGTCGAGCAGGCCGCGGCTCTCGAGGCGCCCGGCGCCATGGTGCTGTGCGTGCCCGACTTTGCGCCAaagacggccgaggaggtggtggcgcGCGACGTCATGTCCGTCTTCTTCGCAAAGGAGCGCAAGGGCGCCATCCTCGAGATGTGCTACAACCCCACGCCCTACACGCAGCTCTGGGCGCTGGCCGAGGGTCAGGGCTGGCAGGTGATTCTGGGTACCGAGGCGCTCATCTACCAGGGTTTGGAGCAG GACAAGTACTGGACTGGCAAGGAGGTCGATGATCTGCCGGTTCAAAAGGTGACCGAGGTGATTGCGTCTAAACTTGGGCAGAAACCAAAGCTGTAG
- a CDS encoding quinate repressor — MSLAKRPFAEVDDNGDHRQETLRQRPTPPQPSPDRRGRWSADSDDFPDTLSPWQVDETPPQAFEADASIVLVGIRGAGKSTLAIIASTAMNRRVVDCEKAFQQATNFSSSVFKRLYGPLECRRRQTDVLRDTLANSCKGCIIVCSWMEKNIRRLLQDFCRTNPVVHILRESDVVQRHLKIEDEAKASNLIALSTSLFRGSSNFEFFNLSENLSRHVDTQTDTTISKPRSPAPYLALKRAERHFLKFLTLIMPAGSIPFIESAFPLASVPTHERKFTYALSVTLSSLLAREIDTEEMEIGADAIEIVVDDLVCGPGEVGSLTPERAALITNVLGSIRRNTVIPLIYHVLRPENGPSRPFSSNPQTIYVDYVLHGLRLAPEFVTVDLQLNESVFKQVASLRRNSRVIAHCAPMPAFPWDSPDWLRYYEKARKFDCDMVRLVKPAYDMQDNFDVQRCRASADLLGEPRIPIIAYNTGRLGRHSACFNPILSPITTAAGSGDFTRLESSYHPQLTAIDGIKALYSSFVYDPMKLYVFGANVSYSLSPTMHNAALAAYGIQHVYRPYSTPTLGGLKGLVDDPFFAGASVGLPFKVEIITITDSLSRHARAIGACNTLIPIRHLNSDGSVPDDSTLLFNSRNRAGPIKALYGENTDWIGIRACIRRGLSPANAVRPASCGLVIGAGGMARAAVYAMLQLGVKNIVIYNRTVANAEKLARHFRHLLSKGDLPQLDNNSTVNISHSSRSSGTSSPASTPRCSDARFHIVRSLDDAASQEWPPGFTLPTMIVSCIPTHEVNNTPPPNYTLPPAWLASPTGGVFFELEYKTLDSPLHAQFRREAHRGWVVMDGLDLLPEQGFAQFELFTGRRAPRRLMRRVALRAWSDELGRSGPLQLEPRLRNIVEQEP, encoded by the coding sequence ATGTCGCTGGCCAAGCGGCCCTTTGCCGAGGTGGACGACAATGGGGATCACCGGCAGGAGACTTTACGGCAGCGCCCAACCCCGCCTCAGCCATCTCCCGATCGCCGGGGCCGGTGGTCCGCCGATTCGGACGACTTCCCAGACACTCTATCGCCATGGCAGGTCGACGAGACGCCGCCGCAAGCCTTTGAGGCTGATGCCTCGATTGTGCTAGTCGGTATCCGAGGCGCCGGCAAGTCAACTCTTGCAATTATCGCCTCCACCGCCATGAACCGACGTGTTGTCGATTGCGAAAAGGCATTTCAACAAGCGACGAACTTTTCCAGTTCCGTCTTCAAAAGACTGTATGGGCCACTTGAGTGTCGGAGGCGACAAACAGATGTGTTGCGCGACACACTAGCGAACAGCTGCAAGGGATGCATCATTGTGTGCTCGTGGATGGAGAAGAATATCCGTCGTCTACTCCAGGATTTCTGCCGCACAAATCCCGTGGTGCACATCCTCCGTGAGAGCGATGTCGTCCAGAGACATCTGAAAATCGAGGACGAAGCCAAGGCCAGCAACCTCATAGCCTTGAGCACTTCTTTGTTTCGTGGGTCCAGCAACTTTGAGTTCTTCAATTTGTCCGAGAACCTCTCTCGACATGTTGATACCCAGACGGACACCACCATCAGCAAACCACGAAGTCCTGCGCCATACCTCGCGCTGAAGAGAGCAGAAAGGCACTTTCTCAAGTTCTTGACTCTGATAATGCCTGCTGGAAGCATACCATTTATCGAATCTGCCTTTCCTCTGGCTTCCGTTCCTACGCATGAAAGAAAGTTTACATATGCGTTGTCTGTCACACTGTCAAGCCTCTTGGCTCGTGAGATAGATACCGAGGAGATGGAAATAGGAGCAGATGCCATCGAGATTGTCGTCGACGACCTGGTCTGCGGCCCAGGCGAAGTGGGTTCATTGACTCCGGAGAGAGCAGCACTCATCACCAACGTCCTTGGATCTATCCGGCGTAACACCGTCATACCATTGATTTATCACGTGTTGAGGCCGGAGAATGGTCCATCACGGCCATTTTCGAGCAATCCACAGACCATATACGTGGACTATGTTCTACACGGTTTGAGACTTGCTCCCGAGTTTGTCACGGTCGACTTGCAGCTCAACGAAAGCGTCTTTAAGCAGGTGGCATCCTTGAGGCGGAATTCCAGGGTCATTGCTCATTGCGCCCCTATGCCGGCTTTCCCATGGGACAGTCCGGACTGGCTCCGGTATTATGAGAAAGCTAGGAAATTCGACTGCGACATGGTTCGACTCGTCAAGCCTGCGTATGATATGCAGGACAACTTTGACGTGCAGCGCTGCAGAGCATCTGCTGATCTCCTTGGAGAGCCACGTATACCGATTATTGCTTACAACACGGGCCGCCTGGGCCGACACTCGGCATGCTTCAATCCTATCTTGTCTCCAATCACCACTGCGGCCGGCTCCGGGGATTTTACGAGGTTGGAGTCTTCTTATCATCCTCAGCTGACAGCCATTGACGGGATCAAGGCCTTGTATTCATCTTTTGTCTACGATCCCATGAAGCTTTATGTTTTTGGCGCAAACGTATCGTACAGTTTATCGCCAACAATGCACAATGCCGCTCTAGCAGCCTATGGAATCCAGCATGTGTACAGACCATattcgactccaaccctcgGCGGTCTCAAAGGTCTTGTGGATGACCCTTTCTTTGCGGGAGCTTCCGTTGGTCTGCCGTTCAAGGTTGAAATAATCACCATCACCGACAGCCTGAGCAGACACGCTCGCGCAATAGGGGCATGCAACACCCTCATCCCTATTCGACACTTGAACTCTGACGGCAGCGTGCCAGATGATTCAACTCTTTTGTTCAACAGTCGGAACAGAGCCGGGCCCATAAAAGCCCTTTACGGCGAGAATACAGACTGGATCGGGATCAGGGCCTGTATTCGTCGAGGCCTATCTCCCGCCAATGCAGTCCGTCCTGCAAGCTGCGGTCTCGTCATCGGAGCCGGTGGCATGGCTCGGGCAGCAGTTTATGCCATGCTTCAGCTTGGAGTCAAGAACATCGTCATATATAATCGCACAGTCGCCAATGCCGAGAAACTTGCCCGCCATTTCCGCCACCTGCTATCCAAGGGCGACCTGCCCCAGCTCGATAACAACAGCACGGTGAACATTTCACACTCTAGTCGATCAAGCGGCACATCATCACCGGCGAGCACCCCGCGATGTTCAGATGCAAGATTTCACATTGTTCGTTCGCTAGATGATGCAGCTAGCCAAGAATGGCCACCAGGCTTCACCTTACCCACCATGATTGTATCATGTATCCCAACGCACGAGGTAAACAATACACCTCCTCCCAACTACACTCTCCCACCGGCGTGGCTAGCCAGCCCTACGGGAGGGGTTTTCTTTGAGCTCGAGTACAAGACGCTCGACTCGCCGCTTCATGCGCAGTTCCGACGCGAAGCACACAGGGGATGGGTAGTCATGGATGGATTGGATTTACTTCCAGAGCAGGGCTTTGCACAGTTTGAGCTATTTACAGGTCGGAGGGCCCCGAGAAGATTAATGAGGAGGGTTGCGCTGCGGGCATGGAGCGACGAGCTCGGGAGATCGGGGCCTCTACAGCTGGAGCCCAGGCTGAGGAACATTGTAGAGCAGGAGCCTTGA
- a CDS encoding quinate permease codes for MTLLALKEDRPTPKAVYNWRVYLCASIASFASCTIGYDSAFIGTTLALPSFTDEFQFASYSASDLALLKANIVSLYQAGAFFGSLFAYVSSYFLGRKKSLMMFSLIFMVGASLMLGATRERGLGLILGGRVLAGLGIGGMSNMTPIYISELSPPAVRGRLVGIYELGWQIGGLVGFWINYGVNSTLPPSHSQWLIPFAVQLIPGGMLLLGAIYIPESPRWLFEKGQREKAIKVLSWMRNLEPDHQYIVEEISYIDEGLEQQRREIGAGFWKPFAALKARRVQWRFILGGLLFMWQNGSGINAINYYSPTVFQSLGITGTNTGFLTTGLFGVVKTVLTVIWLMWMIDHWGRRPLLIMGGIGGGACMWFIGAYIKIAQPEKNPNSGGLPPGGIAAIFFFYLWTAFYTPSWNGTPWVINSEMFDQNTRSLGQANAAANNWFWNFIISRFTPTMFEEWGYGVYFFFASLMFVSVVFIFFLVPETKSIPLEKMDRLFEIRPVHRANATVMSELGHHSDGSAPVLGGEPEKGEAGIVEDGQVTPPPTYARKDGVA; via the exons ATGACGCTCCTCGCACTCAAGGAGGACCGGCCGACGCCCAAGGCCGTCTACAACTGGCGCGTGTACCTCTGCGCGTCCATCGCGTCCTTTGCGTCGTGCACCATCGGCTACGACTCTGCCTTTATCGGCACGACGTTGGCGCTGCCGTCCTTTACCGATGAGTTCCAGTTCGCCTCGTACTCGGCGTCGGACCTGGCGCTGCTCAAGGCCAACATCGTGTCGCTGTACCAGGCCGGCGCGTTCTTTGGCAGCTTGTTCGCCTACGTCTCGAGTTATTTTCTCGGCAGGAAGAAGAGCTTGATGATGTTTTCTCTCATCTTCATGGTCGGTGCCAGTCTCATGCTTGGCGCGACCAGGGAGAGGGGTCTGGGGCTGATTTTGGGGGGAAGAGTCTTGGCTGGTCtt GGTATCGGCGGCATGAGTAACATGACACCT ATCTACATCTCAGAGCTCTCACCTCCGGCCGTCCGCGGTCGTCTCGTCGGAATATACGAGCTCGGCTGGCAGATCGGCGGCCTGGTCGGGTTCTGGATCAACTACGGCGTCAACAGCACCCTCCCGCCGTCGCACTCGCAGTGGCTGATCCCCTTTGCGGTGCAGCTCATCCCCGGCGGCAtgctcctcctcggcgccATCTACATCCCCGAGTCGCCGCGGTGGCTGTTTGAAAAGGGCCAGCGCGAAAAGGCCATCAAGGTCCTGTCCTGGATGCGCAACCTGGAGCCGGACCACCAGTACATCGTCGAGGAGATCTCGTACATTGACGAGGGCCTCgagcagcagcgccgcgAGATCGGCGCCGGTTTCTGGAAGCCCTTTGCCGCCCTCAAGGCCAGGCGCGTGCAGTGGCGCTTCATCCTCGGCGGCCTGCTCTTCATGTGGCAGAACGGGTCCGGCATCAACGCCATCAACTACTACAGCCCGACCGTGTTCCAGAGCCTGGGCATCACCGGTACCAACACTGGCTTCCTGACCACGGGTCTCTTTGGTGTGGTCAAGACGGTCCTGACTGTCATCTGGCTCATGTGGATGATTGACCACTGGGGTCGTCGCCCGCTTTTGATCATGGGTGGTATCGGTGGTGGTGCTTGCATGTG GTTCATTGGTGCCTACATCAAGATCGCCCAGCCGGAAAAGAACCCCAACTCGGGTGGTCTGCCGCCAGGTGGTATCGCCGccatctttttcttttacctGTGGACTGCCTTTTACACTCCTTCGTGGAACGGCACTCCCTGGGTCATCAACTCGGAGATGTTTGACCAGAACACTCG CTCCCTCGGCCAGgccaacgccgccgccaacaaCTGGTTCTGGAACTTTATCATCTCGCGCTTCACCCCCACCATGTTTGAGGAGTGGGGCTACGGCGTCTACTTCTTCTTCGCGTCGCTCATGTTCGTCTCGGTCGTCTTCATCTTCTTCCTGGTGCCCGAGACCAAGTCGATCCCGCTCGAGAAGATGGACCGCCTGTTCGAGATCCGGCCCGTCCACCGCGCAAACGCCACCGTCATGTCGGAGCTGGGCCACCACTCGGACGGAAGCGCGCCCGTGCTCGGAGGCGAGCCCGAGAAGGGCGAGGCGGGCATCGTGGAGGACGGCCAGGTCACGCCGCCGCCTACGTACGCCCGCAAGGATGGTGTTGCGTAA